CTGATGCCTTTGGAAGAGGGCTTGAAAGCGATAGTCGAAGAGCGACCAAACCTTTTTAGGGCAAAAGGCAATCCAGGAAGCGGTATCGAAAATACGCAAAGCGGAAACTGGAGCAAGAAGAAGAGCGAAATGAGTGATGATGAAATCGAAGAGTTCGTCCAAAAACATGGACAGGAAGCATTCTTACAACTACCAGATTAAGGAGATAGGAAATGGCAATTCAAATCAAAGATACGGTAATTCAAACTACCGCGATTGACAGCATTAGAGACAATCTGCTCAATGCCAAGACTGCTACAGGCGGTGCGATTAGTGTGGGTAGAAATATCCACAAAGGCGACTACATCGAGGAAACATTCTTCGACGATTTTGGAAACATCGTGCGAAGAGACCCGACGGTCGACACGGCTGTAACGCCAGAAAGACTATCTACAAGCGAAGATGTTGCGGTCAAACTCTACTTTAGAGGGGATTTGTTTGTTACGAATACCGAGCTTGAGCGATATGGTACGACCGTTAAGAATATGAACTCTAAGATCGGAAACAAGATCGGAGAAAAGATCTCGCGATGGACAATAGAAAAAGGGCTTATAGCATTGGTTGCGGCTCTAACTTCAAGAACGGAGCTTGTCGCAGGTGACGGAACTACTGCAGCGGATGTGCAAACTCTTGCCGATGCTGTTTTCAAACTTGGAGACATGAACGAGGATGTGAAGGTGTTTGTGGCTCCATCCATGGTTGCATATCAGCTGCTTCAAAATGCGCTTAATTCTACTGCAGATCAGATTAGCTACGGTGCTGTCTATGGCGCACAGATTGGAACACTTGGTAGAAAACTTTGGATGGTCGATAACGCAGCGCTTCAATGGAGCGAGGATCTGAATGGAGATGGAGTAAACGAAAACGGATACTACACTCTTGGATTGACTCCCGGTGCAATTACTATCGATGAGAGCGAAGTTGTGAAAATCTTGAGCGATCTTGACATTACACAAGAAAACGCAGGGTATCGATTCAAGGCCGAAGGCGCTTATACGATCAAGGTAAAAGGCTTTAGCTACAACAAAGCCCAAGGTATCAACCCGAGCGACTCTGTACTTGGCAGTACTGCAAGCTGGACGCTTGTAAGCGATATTAAAGCTGCTGCAGGCGTTGTAGCCAAAACCGCATAGGAATAACCTATGAAAAGAGTAATTGATTTCAGTGGACAATATCAGGCGTCCGCTGATGAAGTTGTCGTAAGAGCAAACATCAAATTTTTCAAAAAAGAGGATTTGAGAGGCTTTGACAAGATTGTGGCATCTGAAAAAGATAAAGAAATATTTACAGGAGTTGAGAACCTTGAACTGATTGGCTCTAAAAAGAGCAGAAGAGGAGCTAAGTGATGGCAAAAAGACTCGTAAAGAACAGCGTTGTATTAGCTGCGGTCGGCGCAACGCCTACAGCATCAAATGTTGTGGATATCAGCGATCCATTTAGCCCAAGTTTTACTACAAAAACGGGTGAGTATAAGCAGTATGACGGGCAGATGGGGACCACTAAGACTTGGGTGGATGGCAACTACTTGGTGGCAAGTGGGACAATTAGTGCGTTTCTCAAGAGCAATGGTGGTGGGGCAAATGTGCCAAAACTCGATGAATTGTTCAAAATGGCAGGACTCACCGGTCAAGCAGTTGATACGGATGGTGACGGTGCAAACGATGCATATGTATATAGTCCTAATTCTGATGAATTGGCCACAGGTGAGGTAGTTTGGTATCTCGATGGCATCAAACGGCACTTTACAGGTGTGAGTGCTAATTTGAAACTCGATCTTGAAGTTGGAGCACCTGCAAAAGCACAATTTGATATCCAAGGGTACAGCGATACTCCGGTTGAAGAGCCAAATCCATCTGTAACGTTAGACAATAATGACATTTTCGTTGTTACTTCTGCTCAGGCCGTGACTCTAGGTGGTAATACATTGCCAGTTACAAGCGTTAGTTTTGATATGGGCAACCAAATCAACGAGATATATGCAATTGGTGATAAGAGCTTTTATCGATCCGATTTTGCAGCAAAAGTATCCATCACAGAAAAAGTCGGAAACGATATCGGATATTGGGGCGAGTTTTTAAGTGGCGCAATCAAGTCTCTTGAAGTGACCTTGAGCGATAGAAGTGGCAATAAGTTTGTGTTGCATCTACCAACGCTTAGCTATACAAATATCAGTGAAAGTGGAACGGATGAACTTGAAGCCACAAGAGAGTTTTTGGCAAGCAACGATTTTACGATTACATATCTATAAGGAGGGTGAGTGAAAAAATTTAGTGCAAAATTAACCGAGTTTCCATTCGAGTTTGAATTTCTCGATGGGAGCAAAGCTGAGTTCAAGTTCAAAGACCTCAATACGAAACAGATTCAGAAATTCTCAAAAGTAGGCGATATGGACGATGATGAACGTTATCAACTCCATATTGAACTGCTTGAAGAGAATATTGTAGGTGATGAAGAACTCAAGCAAAAAATGATCGAGGAACTTGAAGAGTATGGGAACATCTTTGAATTTGTAGCGGGTCTCCAGGAAGAGCTGGGAAAGCGACGCAAGAGGAGATAGAGCGTTTTTATCTATGGTGCGAGCAAAACGCAAAAGGGATCGGGGAATTGAGTTTTGATGAGGATGAACTTGAGCAGATCAAAAGCAATCCAGCATCAAAGATTGTGGTTATTGACAATCCGATCTACTTTGCAGCATCTCGCATCTTTTTGCAAGTGCCATGGGAATATGGCGGTATGGGCGGAGTAGTAGGTAAAAAATACGAGGCCGTAAAAGATTTTCTTGAATGGAATAACTTTGAGGTTAAAGAGTGGACGCCGATTTTTTTACAAGGCGGACTAATTTGGGCGCAAGAAGCACAAAAAGCGAAAGGATAGAAGCTGTGACGACAGAGAACGTATCAACCTTGACGCTTAGCAGTACATACCATATAGCGCCAATGATCACGTATCTTGCGTCCATGCGAAGTATGAAAAGCAAGATGATCGCAAAACCTAAAAATGTAAGTACAAATTCCATAGGATCATTATACCATGGCTAAAAAAGAACTCAAGCTTATCATCAAAACTGACGCAAAAACTGGCGATCTTAAGGTGTTTGCTGGCGAAGTCAGTAAACTAGATAAAGCCACAGAAAAGTTATCGCATACTACCGCTAAATCTATCAAAAATATTGAGAGTTTTACAAAACGAATAAAAGATATGGCTCACATTGGCGTGGCCGTATATGCGCTCAAACAACTTGCAGATGCAGCTATTGCCCTCGGTGGTTCGTTTACTGGTACTGCAATGGAATTCGAAAAATTCAATGCGGTACTAAAAACCATCGAGGGGAGCAGCCAAAAAGCAGAAAAATCAATGCAATGGATAGTCCATTTCACTAAGACTACTCCATACCAACTTGCAGAAA
This region of Nitratiruptor sp. YY08-10 genomic DNA includes:
- a CDS encoding major capsid protein, whose translation is MAIQIKDTVIQTTAIDSIRDNLLNAKTATGGAISVGRNIHKGDYIEETFFDDFGNIVRRDPTVDTAVTPERLSTSEDVAVKLYFRGDLFVTNTELERYGTTVKNMNSKIGNKIGEKISRWTIEKGLIALVAALTSRTELVAGDGTTAADVQTLADAVFKLGDMNEDVKVFVAPSMVAYQLLQNALNSTADQISYGAVYGAQIGTLGRKLWMVDNAALQWSEDLNGDGVNENGYYTLGLTPGAITIDESEVVKILSDLDITQENAGYRFKAEGAYTIKVKGFSYNKAQGINPSDSVLGSTASWTLVSDIKAAAGVVAKTA
- a CDS encoding phage tail tube protein produces the protein MAKRLVKNSVVLAAVGATPTASNVVDISDPFSPSFTTKTGEYKQYDGQMGTTKTWVDGNYLVASGTISAFLKSNGGGANVPKLDELFKMAGLTGQAVDTDGDGANDAYVYSPNSDELATGEVVWYLDGIKRHFTGVSANLKLDLEVGAPAKAQFDIQGYSDTPVEEPNPSVTLDNNDIFVVTSAQAVTLGGNTLPVTSVSFDMGNQINEIYAIGDKSFYRSDFAAKVSITEKVGNDIGYWGEFLSGAIKSLEVTLSDRSGNKFVLHLPTLSYTNISESGTDELEATREFLASNDFTITYL